A section of the Ruania halotolerans genome encodes:
- a CDS encoding Gfo/Idh/MocA family protein — protein sequence MPPPEPSSIPPANSPAVSPRPHGPTAAIIGCGDISSVHADALDQLGIRVAGVCDLDADRAQALAERLGAPAFTDHRELLARTQPGVVHVCTPHAEHVPVALDVLAAGVHLLLEKPVADSPAQARTLCEAADSAAQEGIRSGVVYQNRYNPPNQRLHELITSGALGQVHGARAAVTWHRTAEYYAARPWRGSWAAAGGGVLMNQAIHTLDLLLWMLGPAITARGQAATHALAEVIEVEDTAEVLIRHEGGATSTLYATNAYPTNAPVSIQVHAEHATATVAGDLVVTWNDGRVETVSAQPPGRVGRAYWGDSHRLLIEDFYTRMDEPDPFWIGPRDGLATIAAIHQVYDASAALRGRVAPRRPAAEASR from the coding sequence GTGCCGCCACCCGAGCCCTCGTCCATCCCGCCGGCGAACTCCCCGGCCGTCAGTCCGCGACCGCATGGGCCCACCGCCGCGATCATCGGCTGCGGGGATATCTCCTCGGTGCACGCCGATGCCCTCGACCAGCTGGGCATCCGCGTCGCCGGGGTGTGCGATCTCGATGCTGATCGCGCCCAGGCCCTCGCGGAACGACTCGGTGCTCCCGCCTTCACTGATCACCGCGAACTGCTCGCGCGCACCCAACCAGGCGTGGTCCACGTGTGCACCCCGCACGCCGAGCATGTGCCGGTGGCACTCGATGTCCTCGCCGCAGGGGTGCACCTGCTCCTGGAGAAGCCCGTTGCCGACTCCCCCGCGCAGGCTCGGACCCTCTGCGAGGCCGCAGACTCCGCCGCGCAGGAGGGCATCCGCTCCGGTGTGGTCTACCAGAACCGGTACAACCCACCGAACCAACGGCTGCACGAACTCATCACCTCAGGAGCCCTCGGTCAGGTGCACGGGGCGAGGGCCGCCGTCACCTGGCATCGCACCGCCGAATACTACGCAGCCCGACCGTGGCGCGGCTCCTGGGCCGCGGCTGGGGGCGGTGTACTGATGAACCAGGCCATCCACACCCTCGACCTGCTCCTCTGGATGCTCGGGCCGGCCATCACCGCCCGCGGACAGGCCGCCACCCATGCTCTCGCCGAGGTGATCGAGGTGGAAGACACCGCCGAGGTTCTGATCAGGCACGAGGGCGGAGCAACCTCCACGCTGTACGCCACCAACGCCTACCCCACCAACGCCCCCGTCAGCATTCAGGTGCACGCCGAGCATGCCACCGCCACCGTGGCCGGGGACCTCGTGGTCACCTGGAACGATGGCCGCGTCGAGACCGTCTCCGCGCAACCACCGGGCCGCGTGGGCCGTGCGTACTGGGGCGACTCGCACCGGCTCCTGATCGAGGACTTCTACACCCGGATGGATGAACCTGACCCGTTCTGGATCGGCCCGCGGGACGGTCTGGCCACGATCGCGGCCATCCACCAGGTGTACGACGCCTCGGCGGCGCTGCGCGGGCGCGTGGCCCCCCGTCGACCTGCGGCGGAGGCGAGCCGGTGA
- the gndA gene encoding NADP-dependent phosphogluconate dehydrogenase: protein MTSSANAHVGVVGLAVMGRNLARNFANNGYTVALYNRTTARTDDLMAAHGGEGAFVPSATIEEFVASLERPRRIVIMVQAGAGTDATIESLLPHLEPGDIVVDGGNAHYEDTRTREEALREKGLHFFGVGISGGEEGALNGPSIMPGGSKEGYEAIGPLLETIAASYDGTPCCTYIGPDGAGHFVKMVHNGIEYADMEFIAEAYDVLRAGGLSVPEISDVFREWNTGDLDSYLIEITSEVLDQTDAATGKALVDVIADSAGQKGTGRWTVQIALELGVPVNTIAESVFARSVSGHLDLRTAGREHLSGPAHSFTPQDKAALVEDVRQALWTAKVVAYAQGLHLIRTASEQYGWDIDVAAVASLWRAGCIIRARLLERIRSEYAAGQLPTLLAAPSIAAGLADASEGTRRVLGVAFGAGVPVPGFAAAVSYYDAVRAERLPAALIQGQRDFFGAHTYQRVDADGTFHTEWSADRSETRLD from the coding sequence ATGACCTCCTCTGCCAACGCTCACGTCGGAGTGGTCGGCCTCGCCGTGATGGGGCGCAACCTCGCCCGCAACTTCGCGAACAACGGCTACACGGTGGCGCTGTACAACCGCACCACCGCTCGCACCGACGACCTGATGGCCGCACACGGTGGCGAAGGGGCGTTCGTTCCCTCCGCCACCATCGAGGAGTTCGTGGCCAGCCTGGAACGGCCGCGCCGGATCGTGATCATGGTGCAGGCCGGTGCCGGCACCGACGCCACCATCGAGTCACTGCTCCCGCACCTTGAGCCCGGTGACATCGTGGTGGACGGCGGCAACGCCCACTATGAGGACACCCGCACGCGTGAAGAAGCGCTGCGCGAGAAGGGACTGCACTTCTTCGGCGTGGGTATCTCCGGCGGTGAGGAAGGCGCGTTGAACGGGCCGTCCATCATGCCCGGCGGGTCCAAGGAGGGCTACGAGGCCATCGGGCCGCTGCTGGAGACCATCGCCGCCTCCTACGACGGCACCCCCTGCTGCACCTACATCGGCCCCGACGGCGCCGGTCATTTCGTGAAGATGGTGCACAACGGCATCGAGTACGCCGATATGGAGTTCATCGCCGAGGCGTACGACGTCCTTCGTGCCGGCGGCCTGAGCGTGCCCGAGATCTCCGACGTCTTCCGCGAGTGGAACACCGGGGACCTGGACTCCTATCTGATCGAGATCACCTCCGAGGTGCTCGATCAGACAGACGCCGCCACCGGCAAGGCGCTCGTGGACGTGATCGCCGACTCCGCCGGGCAGAAGGGCACGGGTCGGTGGACCGTACAGATCGCCCTCGAGCTGGGCGTGCCGGTGAACACCATTGCCGAATCAGTGTTCGCCCGATCGGTCTCCGGGCACCTGGATCTGCGCACCGCTGGGCGTGAGCACCTGAGCGGGCCGGCGCACTCGTTCACCCCGCAGGACAAGGCCGCCCTGGTCGAGGACGTGCGCCAGGCCCTGTGGACAGCGAAGGTGGTGGCCTACGCCCAGGGTCTGCACCTGATCCGTACTGCCAGCGAACAGTACGGCTGGGACATTGATGTCGCAGCGGTGGCGTCCCTGTGGCGTGCCGGGTGCATCATCCGCGCCCGCCTGCTCGAGCGGATCCGCTCGGAGTACGCCGCCGGGCAGTTGCCCACGCTACTCGCCGCCCCGAGCATCGCCGCAGGCCTGGCCGATGCATCCGAGGGCACCCGCCGGGTGCTCGGCGTCGCTTTCGGGGCCGGCGTGCCTGTGCCCGGGTTCGCCGCCGCCGTCTCCTACTACGACGCGGTCCGCGCCGAGCGCCTTCCGGCCGCCCTGATCCAGGGGCAACGGGACTTCTTCGGTGCGCACACCTACCAGCGGGTCGATGCCGACGGAACGTTCCACACCGAGTGGTCCGCCGACCGGTCCGAGACCCGGCTCGACTGA
- a CDS encoding asparagine synthase-related protein, translating to MNESGTTPTAAGAAQAYAAAVAGGRLDPEALAVADRVREVLRGSSPLGVAYSGGVDSAALLALAVLELGSDQVVAVLGVSPSLATDERIAAHDVAAVIGARVVEVHTREGENPAYQRNALDRCFHCKDELFTRISEEVVAAHGLRSVAYGENADDAARPDRPGSQAATNHEVLRPLAQAGATKAQVRAIARAFDLPCADKPAAPCLASRIPHHQSVTPQKLRQVEQVEAGLRQLGFTDSRVRHHDNVARIELLETELARSVQPELRRELHALATAAGFQFAAVDLRGIQSGAFSLTLIGARHD from the coding sequence ATGAATGAGTCAGGAACCACCCCGACGGCGGCCGGCGCGGCCCAGGCGTACGCTGCCGCCGTCGCGGGGGGTCGCCTGGACCCGGAAGCCTTGGCCGTGGCCGACCGGGTGCGCGAGGTGCTGCGCGGGTCCAGTCCGCTCGGGGTCGCCTACTCCGGCGGTGTGGACTCGGCGGCACTGCTCGCTCTGGCCGTGCTCGAACTCGGCTCCGACCAGGTGGTCGCCGTGCTCGGCGTGTCCCCGAGTCTGGCCACCGACGAACGGATCGCCGCCCATGATGTGGCCGCGGTGATCGGCGCGCGCGTGGTGGAGGTGCACACCCGCGAGGGAGAGAACCCTGCCTACCAGCGCAATGCGTTGGACCGGTGCTTCCACTGCAAGGACGAACTGTTCACCCGCATCTCCGAGGAAGTGGTGGCCGCCCACGGCTTGCGTTCGGTGGCGTACGGGGAGAACGCCGACGACGCCGCCCGCCCGGACCGGCCGGGCTCACAAGCAGCCACGAACCACGAGGTGCTCCGCCCGCTCGCGCAGGCGGGGGCCACCAAAGCGCAGGTGCGTGCGATCGCGCGCGCATTCGACCTTCCGTGCGCGGATAAGCCCGCTGCACCGTGCCTGGCCTCCCGGATTCCGCACCACCAGAGCGTGACACCGCAGAAGCTGCGGCAGGTCGAACAGGTGGAGGCTGGGCTGCGGCAGTTGGGCTTCACCGACTCCCGCGTACGCCACCATGACAACGTCGCCCGGATCGAGCTCCTGGAGACCGAGCTGGCACGATCCGTTCAGCCTGAGCTCCGGCGCGAACTGCACGCGCTGGCCACGGCAGCAGGCTTTCAGTTCGCAGCCGTGGACTTGCGAGGGATCCAGTCCGGAGCATTCTCCTTGACGCTGATCGGCGCTCGCCATGACTGA
- the larB gene encoding nickel pincer cofactor biosynthesis protein LarB, with product MTESAVPSSWEPPAEFARLDTDRLARRGYPEAVFCAGKSGAQVQAIAEQLGALARSGGPAGPVLFTRATREHAEAVLAALPDAADHADAHLLAWPPTPPSPDGGTVLVLTAGTSDLPVAREAQLTATYLGRHVALVSDVGVAGLHRIVGQLDALRAADVIVVAAGMDGALPSVVAGLVEVPVVALPTSVGYGAAFGGIAPLLSMLNACAPGVAVVNIDNGYGAGHLAAQIAHTARIAPGSSGVDQEIHTQAQSR from the coding sequence ATGACTGAGAGCGCAGTTCCCTCGTCCTGGGAACCGCCCGCCGAGTTCGCCCGGCTCGACACCGACCGCCTGGCACGGAGGGGCTATCCGGAGGCGGTCTTCTGTGCCGGCAAGTCCGGTGCGCAGGTGCAGGCCATCGCTGAACAGCTCGGAGCGCTTGCCCGGTCCGGGGGACCTGCGGGGCCTGTGCTGTTCACTCGTGCCACCCGCGAGCACGCCGAGGCCGTGCTCGCGGCGCTGCCGGACGCGGCCGACCATGCCGACGCCCACCTCCTTGCCTGGCCGCCGACTCCGCCATCGCCCGATGGCGGCACCGTCCTGGTGCTCACGGCCGGCACCTCGGACCTGCCGGTGGCCCGCGAGGCACAACTCACGGCCACGTATCTGGGGCGGCACGTGGCCCTGGTCTCCGATGTCGGCGTCGCCGGATTGCACCGCATCGTCGGCCAGCTTGACGCGCTACGTGCCGCCGACGTGATCGTGGTGGCCGCCGGGATGGACGGTGCGCTGCCCAGCGTCGTCGCCGGGCTGGTGGAGGTACCGGTGGTCGCGTTACCCACCTCGGTGGGCTACGGTGCTGCATTCGGCGGGATCGCCCCGCTGCTGTCGATGCTGAACGCCTGCGCTCCCGGAGTGGCAGTGGTCAACATCGACAATGGCTACGGTGCCGGGCACCTGGCCGCCCAGATCGCCCACACCGCCCGTATCGCACCAGGCTCCAGTGGCGTCGATCAAGAAATCCACACCCAGGCCCAAAGCCGCTAG
- a CDS encoding hemolysin family protein, producing MTEILFLVLAMALVAACGGFVAAEFAFVTVNRAQVEADAATGDRRAIRVLAALRTLSTQLSGAQLGITVTNLAIGYLAEPSIARLIRGPLADAGLSDAAVGSVSLTVAMVLATVVTMIVGELIPKNLAIAQPMRTAKAVVGFQRGFTWINTWPIRFFNGSANRILRLMGIEPQEELASARSAEELTALVRHSAREGTLAEDTAELVERSLAFGDRRARDAMTPLSQVISLRPEDTLTELLDAAKSSGHSRFPVIEMTQDNGHTDAVVIGLVHVRGALSVPFERRATTPVSQVVTEATLVPDSLELDTLMDDLRDGGLQMAILIDEFGSPAGLVTLEDLVEEIIGEVKDEHDENEPEPVIAEDGTWTIPGLLRVDEVSELIDAELPEDEAYDTIGGLLADELERLPEAGDHIELTVDRTEAVGQVLVRIDVVSLDGHRVESVRLEMTPIDPDEDASEREGAEDSPGDAADDDASALTENVSHSAKDKQRTGKEQDR from the coding sequence ATGACCGAGATTCTGTTCCTCGTTCTCGCCATGGCATTGGTGGCCGCATGCGGTGGCTTCGTCGCCGCCGAGTTCGCCTTCGTCACCGTCAACCGTGCCCAGGTGGAGGCCGACGCAGCGACGGGTGACCGTCGCGCAATCCGAGTTCTGGCTGCCTTGCGCACCCTGTCCACCCAACTCTCCGGCGCCCAGCTGGGCATCACGGTGACCAACCTCGCCATCGGATACCTCGCCGAACCCTCCATCGCGCGACTGATCCGGGGGCCATTGGCCGATGCCGGGCTCAGTGACGCAGCAGTCGGGTCGGTCTCGCTGACCGTCGCGATGGTGCTGGCGACCGTGGTCACCATGATCGTCGGCGAGTTGATCCCGAAGAACCTCGCAATCGCGCAACCGATGCGCACCGCCAAAGCTGTGGTCGGCTTCCAGCGTGGGTTCACCTGGATCAACACCTGGCCGATCCGGTTCTTCAACGGTTCGGCCAACCGGATACTGCGGCTGATGGGTATCGAGCCCCAGGAGGAACTGGCCTCGGCCCGCTCTGCCGAGGAACTCACTGCTCTCGTGCGGCACTCCGCCCGGGAGGGCACGCTCGCTGAGGACACTGCGGAGCTGGTGGAACGCTCGCTTGCGTTCGGTGATCGGCGTGCCCGCGATGCGATGACACCGCTCTCCCAGGTGATCAGCCTCCGGCCCGAGGACACCCTCACGGAGTTGCTGGACGCGGCCAAATCGTCCGGCCACTCCCGTTTCCCGGTGATCGAGATGACCCAGGACAATGGGCACACCGATGCGGTGGTGATCGGCCTAGTGCACGTGCGTGGCGCGCTCTCGGTTCCGTTCGAGCGTCGGGCCACGACTCCGGTCTCGCAGGTGGTCACCGAGGCGACTTTGGTGCCCGATTCACTCGAGCTGGACACGCTGATGGACGATCTGCGTGACGGTGGCCTCCAGATGGCGATCTTGATCGACGAGTTCGGCTCCCCGGCCGGGCTGGTCACGCTGGAGGATCTCGTGGAGGAGATCATCGGTGAGGTCAAGGATGAGCACGACGAGAACGAGCCGGAACCCGTGATCGCCGAGGATGGCACCTGGACGATCCCCGGCCTCCTGCGGGTGGACGAGGTCAGTGAGCTGATCGACGCCGAACTTCCTGAGGACGAGGCCTACGACACGATCGGCGGCTTGCTCGCCGACGAACTGGAGCGACTTCCGGAGGCTGGCGACCACATCGAGCTCACTGTGGACCGGACCGAGGCCGTCGGCCAAGTGCTGGTGCGGATCGATGTGGTGAGCCTGGACGGTCACCGGGTGGAATCCGTGCGCCTCGAGATGACCCCGATCGACCCCGACGAGGACGCGTCCGAACGAGAAGGAGCCGAAGATTCACCGGGCGATGCCGCAGACGACGATGCATCCGCGCTGACCGAGAACGTCAGCCATTCAGCGAAGGACAAGCAACGCACAGGAAAGGAGCAGGACCGATGA
- a CDS encoding hemolysin family protein, translating into MSDGWTILLTVVLLALNAFFVGAEFALVSARRTKIEPAADAGNRVARITLRAMERVSLMMAGAQLGITVCSLLLLQVSEPVIAHAIEGPLLGLGVSDSLVHPIAFVIAFALITFLHVVLGEMVPKNIALAGPERSAMVLGPPLAMLVRVLYPMLWVLNQIANLALRLLRVEPRDEVASAFTRDEVAGLVAESRNGGLLELNDERLLMGALQFADRQVSAVLLPVQTVRTMPEGISPAAAEAVSAEGFSRFPVKRADGSLAGYVHIKDLLETDPERRHQPISVDVVRTMPVIRATDSLRTALATMQSGGAHLAEVRDAADITLGVVALEDVLEELVGVIRDDSRRPRRA; encoded by the coding sequence ATGAGCGACGGCTGGACGATCCTGCTCACCGTGGTGTTGCTCGCACTCAACGCGTTCTTCGTGGGCGCCGAGTTCGCCCTCGTCTCGGCGCGGCGTACCAAGATTGAACCGGCCGCCGATGCCGGCAACCGGGTGGCACGCATCACCCTGCGGGCAATGGAACGCGTCTCGTTGATGATGGCAGGCGCCCAACTCGGGATCACCGTGTGTTCGCTCCTGCTTCTGCAGGTGAGTGAACCGGTGATCGCGCATGCGATCGAGGGGCCACTACTGGGGCTCGGTGTCAGTGACTCGTTGGTCCATCCGATTGCCTTCGTGATCGCCTTTGCGCTGATCACCTTCCTGCATGTGGTCCTCGGCGAGATGGTGCCGAAGAACATCGCACTTGCGGGTCCTGAACGCAGCGCCATGGTGCTCGGGCCGCCGCTGGCGATGCTCGTCCGCGTGCTCTATCCCATGCTGTGGGTGCTCAACCAGATCGCGAACCTCGCGCTGCGCCTGCTTCGGGTGGAGCCCCGGGACGAGGTAGCCAGCGCCTTCACTCGTGACGAGGTGGCCGGTTTGGTGGCCGAGTCGCGTAACGGTGGACTGCTGGAGCTGAACGACGAACGTCTCCTGATGGGGGCATTGCAGTTCGCGGACCGGCAAGTCTCGGCCGTACTCCTGCCCGTGCAGACGGTGCGCACGATGCCCGAGGGCATCTCACCGGCCGCTGCTGAGGCGGTGTCGGCCGAAGGCTTTTCCCGGTTCCCGGTCAAGCGTGCCGACGGTTCGCTCGCCGGCTACGTCCATATCAAGGACCTGCTGGAGACCGATCCTGAGCGACGCCACCAGCCGATCAGCGTGGACGTAGTGCGCACCATGCCTGTGATCCGGGCCACCGATTCGCTCCGGACGGCGCTCGCCACGATGCAGTCCGGCGGTGCGCACCTTGCGGAGGTGCGCGACGCGGCCGATATCACGCTGGGTGTGGTGGCGCTGGAAGACGTGCTGGAGGAACTGGTCGGAGTGATCCGGGACGACTCCCGCCGGCCCCGACGCGCCTGA